The genomic stretch AGGACAGAAAAAAAATCTAGTATATATAATCTATTTAGTGTTTCATTGCGAATGGCACCAATCTTAGAATAGACAATCTGATACTTGTGCAAACACTGTAAATGGCACGAATCTTAGTACATATACTCAAGTTAGATCAGGTAGGCAAGAGTTTCATTTCGCTGGGCATAATTTTATTAAATAAATCTACATAATATGTAGTACCTGAGAGAATAGATCAGCTAGGCAAGAGTTAGATCCCATAAGGCCTGAAATAGGAAACAGTTAGATCCCTCTTGAGTGTTGCCCTATacatcaaaaaaaaatattagtaaTTAACTAGTGCTAAGATTTTCTAGGAAAAGGTCAAAGCATCATTACTCAATGGCCAAATTAAGACTACCAAATCATTCTATCAACGTTAAAAGGCAAGGAACAAGGAAACATGCACAGTTATTTTCCCAGACAATGCACATAGTCTCAAAAACGTTTGCGCTGTAGGAAATCTAAGTCAGCACTTGAAGATTTTGGTTCTATTACAGATTCCAAAACGCAGTTGAATGCCTTGTTACCCCCAATCTAGTCAATATAATAAACAGGTGGCCGACACACATGGACATCACACGAGATGAGCACGGAAGCGATCGGGACTCACCGGAAAGGACACCCCGGCGGCGTCGCTGACCACAGACCCAGTGGCATCGCAGTACCTGCACGGGAAGATGCGATACACGGCTTCGTAAGCGAGCAGGATGGGAACGAGGGCCGCAGCGGCGGCGCACGGGGCCTTGCAGGCGAAGCCAGTGGCGGAGGCGTGGATTCCAGTGCGGGGCCGCAGCGGCGGTGCAGGGCCACGGCGGCCGTGCGgggaggcggcggtggcgcaCGGGGCCGGGGAGGGGCGGGGATGGTgtgggccgccgccggcggatctggtcggcggcggcggtgcacAGCGTCCAGCGGCGGCGGGTTGGGCGTGTGTGTGCGGGCGGCAACGGGTTAGGGTTGGGCGCGCGAGGGGCCGGGTGGGGATAAAGCAGATATTTTTTGGAAAtaccctttgccgagagccacacAAACAgtctctcggcaaagaaatagGCTAGTTTTTTTCCTATAAAcatcctttgccgagagccagccagtccgactctcggcaaagaacctttgccgagcgctatatggacaggctctcggcaaaaatttatataatatgTGCTTGTAtacaatatgcaaaggctacagGAAATGTTATAAAAAGCTCCTAAATTTATAAAAAGCTCCTAAACTTGAATATGTGCTTGTAtacaatatgcaaaggctacagAAAAAATTTGGgtctaaaa from Sorghum bicolor cultivar BTx623 chromosome 3, Sorghum_bicolor_NCBIv3, whole genome shotgun sequence encodes the following:
- the LOC8062336 gene encoding uncharacterized protein LOC8062336, with the protein product MFIGKKLAYFFAERLFVWLSAKGISKKYLLYPHPAPRAPNPNPLPPAHTRPTRRRWTLCTAAADQIRRRRPTPSPPLPGPVRHRRLPARPPWPCTAAAAPHWNPRLRHWLRLQGPVRRRCGPRSHPARLRSRVSHLPVQVLRCHWVCGQRRRRGVLSGLMGSNSCLADLFSQLLETLIKNCGDFVHMQVAEKDILHEMPDYHVKEKILILIDTWQEAFGGACARYPQYYATYQEMLYPNT